The Pseudomonadota bacterium DNA segment TTGATTGAAAAAGTTGCCGCCACGGGAAAACCACTGATCATATCTACAGGCATGGCTTCAATCAGTGAATTGGATGAGGCGGTTCGTTGTGCCCGAAAGGCAGGATGTCGGGAGCTTATCCTGCTGAAATGTACCAGCAGTTACCCTGCCAGTCCAAAAGATTCCAATTTGTTGACCATACCTCACTTGCAGCAGTTGTTTGATTGCCCGGTTGGCCTTTCTGATCACACCAGGGGTATTGGTGCGGCAATAGCTGCGGTTGCACTGGGGGCGATGGTGGTGGAAAAGCATTTTACCCTCAGCCGTGAAGATGGTGGGGTGGATGCGGCATTTTCGCTGGAACCAAAAGAACTGCGCCTTTTGGTCAGTGAAACGAATCAGGCGTGGCAGGCCCTTGGCCGGGTTGCTTATGGGCCAACAGAAAAAGAACAAAAATCCCTGGTTTTTCGCCGTTCCCTCTATATCACTCAAGATATGGAAAAAGGCGATATCCTGAATCCGGAGAATGTTCGGGCCATCAGGCCGGGGTTGGGTTTGCCACCCAAGTTCTATCAACAGCTGCTGGGTAGAAAGATTAATCAAGGGGTGAAAAAAGGAACGCCGCTCAATTGGGATTTATTAGGCTGAATGATTGAAGGATTTTGTCAGTATCTTGGTTAAGGTGGAAAGGAAAAAACATGCAACAAGCTCATAGTGCATATCGACACCTGCAAAAACATCTGGATAAATTCCCCATCGGTTTTCCCATTACCGAATCGGGGGTGGAAATCAAGCTTTTGCAGTACCTCTTCAGCGAACAGGAGGCGAAGATTGCCGCCGGCTTGAATCTGATTGCTGAGCCGGTTGAGAAGATAGCTTCGAGACTTGGTG contains these protein-coding regions:
- a CDS encoding 4Fe-4S ferredoxin; the protein is MQQAHSAYRHLQKHLDKFPIGFPITESGVEIKLLQYLFSEQEAKIAAGLNLIAEPVEKIASRLG
- the pseI gene encoding pseudaminic acid synthase, with the protein product MNDDHPFSCRLKFGDRWISRSDSPFIIAEMSGNHNQSLERALNIVDEAAKAGADAIKLQTYTADSMTLNLQEREFLISDPESLWSGRSLYDLYQEAATPWAWHEPIFNRCRELGLLCFSTPFDARAVDFLEDLQVPAYKIASFENVDLPLIEKVAATGKPLIISTGMASISELDEAVRCARKAGCRELILLKCTSSYPASPKDSNLLTIPHLQQLFDCPVGLSDHTRGIGAAIAAVALGAMVVEKHFTLSREDGGVDAAFSLEPKELRLLVSETNQAWQALGRVAYGPTEKEQKSLVFRRSLYITQDMEKGDILNPENVRAIRPGLGLPPKFYQQLLGRKINQGVKKGTPLNWDLLG